Genomic DNA from Aminobacterium mobile DSM 12262:
GCAGAATTGAGCTTGCAACAGGAACATGTTGTTCGTATGGAATCTCGCCCTGTAAATATAGAGGGGACAGGGGCCATTACTATCCGCATGCTGGTTCGGAACGCCCTGCGAATGAGACCCGACCGAATCATAGTTGGAGAGTGCCGGGGTGAAGAGGCCTTTGATATGCTTCAAGCCATGAATACGGGGCACGACGGATCTCTCACTACTCTTCATGCCAATTCACCTCGAGATGTACTTTCCCGTCTTGAAAGCATGGTCCTTATGGCTGGGATGGAACTGCCTATACGTGCCATTCGAGAGCAAATATCTTCTGGCATCGATCTTATTGTCCATCAGGAGCGTTTGAAAGATGGAACTCGCCGTGTCCTCACGATCTCGGAAATTACAGGTATGGAAGGCGACACAATTCAGATGCAAGATCTATTTGTTTTTAATCATCAAGGGTTTGACGACGCCGGCAGAATTCGGGGTAACCTTGATCCAACAGGCATTCAGCCTCACCGCAGCTTTAAGTTCGAAATGGCTGGTGTCTCATTGCCTAAAGATGTTTTGAGAGCTAAAAGGGGGAGCTAAGCATGGGAGGAGTTCTTTTTGCTCTTGTTATAGGAGTGCTTCTCTTTTTGATGGCATGGGGTTTTTCTAAAATAATATTGGGAGAAGAAACAGATCAGCTGACGAGAACGGAGTCATGGTTTACTGGCAACCGAGAAAAGCAGGGGGAAGAAAAAAGGCAGTGGAATAAACGTTTTACTTCCGATTCTTTTCGGAAAAAGCTTGAAGTCGAGCTTGTAAAAGCGGACCTACCTCTTAAACTGCAGGAAGCTTTTGTTCTGTGGCTCGCTCTTCTCATTGTCGTTCCATTCCTTCTTTTTATGTTTCGCGGCCCCTTCGGTCTTGCTGTAGGCCTTGTTGCTGTTATTGTTGTTCCAATTGTCATGATACGAGTTCGGAGGCAACATCGCCTTCAAAAGTTTGAGCGTCAGATTCCGCCCATGCTCGATATGCTTTCATCAGGGTTACGAGCTGGATTCAGCTTTTTGCAATCTTTGCAGAATGCAGCTACGCAAATTGAATCTCCCTTGGGAGATACGTTACAGCAGGTCGTAGCTGAAATTTCATTGGGACTGGATCTAGAAGATGTTCTGAATCGCTGGGTTGAAAGGGTTGGAAGTATGGACCTTGAGCTTGTAGTAACATCAATTTTGATTCAGAAAGAAATTGGTGGTAACTTGGCGAAAATTTTAGAAAATATAGCGAGAGTTATGCGAGACCGTCAAGATGTGGCAGCTCAGATGCGAGCACTAACATCTCAGGGACGCCTTGAAGGCCTTATTATATCTGTGTTGCCAGTGGTTATGGCCGTTATTATTAATATAATGAATCCCGGGTATTTAACCCCCTTATTTCAGACAGCTTTTGGGCAAAAGATGCTGGGAACAGCCGTGTTCTTTGGGCTCGTTGGTATTTTCGTTATCCAACGTATCGTTAAGCCTCGATATTAAGGGGGGAGAAATATGGAGATTTTAGTGATTGTTTTTTTGGTGCTTGTCGTAACATTATGTCTCTTCCTGATTTTAAATATCATCTCTCCTCAGAAAGAAGACTCTTTTGATAGGGCAGCTCGTTTTGCCGGTGACGAGGAAGAAGAGATCGCCTCTTTTAAGGAGCGGGTTGTTGAACCTTTGCAGGTTAAAATAAGTCGAGTCGGCCGTTTTCTGTTCCCTAAAGAAGCTATTGCACGTATGGACCGTTATTGTGTTATTGCTGGTCGTCCCTTGGGAGTGCGAGGAGAAGTTTTAGCTGGTATGAAGGTTTCCTTTGCCTTGATTACAGCTATAGTGTCTCTATTTATTCTTCCCATACCGTTGCGTATTTCAGGAGCTTTTATTCTCGGAGCCCTAGGGTATCTGATTCCTGGAATATGGATTACCAAAAAAGGAAAAGAGCGTCAGATGTTGGCTCGTAACCAGCTCCCAGATGTTATGGACCTTATGGTGGTGAGTGTAGAAGCAGGGCTTGGCCTTGATGCGGCTATGGCACGCGTAGCCGAGAGGCTTCGTGGCCCTATGGGAGAGAGTTTTGCTCGGGCTCTTCATGAAATCAGCTTGGGAGAAAATCGCCAGACAGCTCTTCGGGGCATTGAAGAAAGATTGCCCATGGAGGAAGTTCGCCATTTTATTACAAGTCTTATCCAAGCCGAAGAGTTGGGGGTCTCTGTGAGCGATGTGCTTCGGAGCCAGGCTGGATCTTTAAAACGTTTCCGGAGGCTGAAAGCGGAAGAACATGCCCGGAAAGCGCCTATAAAAATTCTTTTCCCTATGATTCTCTTTATTTTCCCATCGTTGTTTGTGGTTATTCTAGGCCCGGCTTTTATATCGATCATGGAAACCTTTGCCAAGAGATGATATGTTGATGCAAAAACATCCGTTGAGTCTTTTAAACGCTCAGGGGGATTTTCTCTTCTCCCCCTTATTTTGTGCAGACTCCTTTATGAGTCGTTTCCGGGGTCTTATGTTATGTCCTCCCGAAAAAAAGTGTGGCTTGATTTTGATTCCTTGTAATTCTATACATACATTTTGTATGCGTTTCCCTCTCGACATATTTTTCCTCAACGATGAATGTCGAATTCTATGTGTTCGTTGGAATTTGTCTCCATGGAGATGTTCCTGGTGCCCTGGGGCTTCTATGGTGGTAGAGTGTCCTGCCGGTGAAATTCCCCATAAAAGAATAGAGATTGGTTCAAAGATTATTTTTAAAAAGATATCTTCCAGTTAGCGTATATTCTCATCTGATATTTTTTTCTCAACATTCTATCTTTAGCCCCCTTTTCAAAAGAGAAAAGTAGTTTATAATGTCCGCACAGAATGTTATACCAGAGGATGGTGAGTCGCATGACGACCCGAACGAGAGAAACATTGAAAGAGATTTCTCTGGACAAAGTGCGGAAGTATTTGGAAGAAAACGGTGAAGACGTTCAATTGCTTGCAGGATCTACCATCGTACACAACATCTACGGAGAAGGTGAAATTTCCCGCCTCGAAACATCGCCTCAAGGAATCACATATCTTTATATCGAGTTTCAGGATCCATCGCGGGGAGTTGCTCTCGTGAAGAAGTTCCCCTTGAAAAATGTTGTAGAAACCTTTTTTTCCAGGCTCTGTCTTGTGTCTGACTTGTATAGTAAGGTTTGTTCTAGCGTTGAGTGTTCTAAGGAGGAGAGATCCCCTCTAGAGGACCGTTCCATTCACTCAAGGGTGATGGATACTGTAGCTAAGAACGAAAATGGACGGTCCCGCCAAGAAATTTTGAAAGAGTGCCGAGTTGGCGATATCGTTTTGTTATCTATGAATCCTGATAATGACCAAATAGCGGTTTCGACTGAGCAAAGAGAGGTTATAGGCTATTTGCCTGGAGAAGTGACGGAACTTATTGTCCCTGCCATAGAGAAAAATCTTCCAGTGGAGGGAATGATAACCAGTATCCCTAAAGAAGGGACAGCTCACAAGCGCGGTTGCCGTCTGGAAATTTATCTTAACGTGCCGGGCAGAGAGAACCCTCGTCTCAAAAACCTGTCGAACAAAAGACAATTGGAAAAAAACCTGTCTGCAGAAGAAAGTGATGTAGCTTCTCCCGAAGAGAGACCATGGGATGTGTTGGGGGAAGAAGATATGGACGATATGGTGGATCAGGATATGGAGTTGGATATGGATCAGTGGGATTTGTCTTTTGGAGACGGGATGGAATAAAATGGATTTGTAAACAATATTTTTATTAAAAGGCTGCCTTTCAAAAGGCAGCCTTTTTTATGAGTTTTATACGGAGCCCGAGACAAAACTAACATTGGCTTCGATGCTGCTATATGTATTTTTATTGATCTTATAAGGGAGTCGAGAGCAATGTCGTTTTTGAACCTCAAATTCGATAAGAAAAAGGAGGGCATAAAAAATATTTTATGCTAGAATAAGATATATGCAAAAAAGTTATATCATACACGCCAAAAAGATCTCCCCCCCTTTTACAGATCGTTTTGGTTTTTCTGAGGACCTGTTATAAATGCAGGTCCTCTTTTTGTTCCTTAGCAGTTTTATTACGGATCACCCTACTTCGCATGTTATAAATGTAGACTTTCTTTTTTGGGGTGCATAATAATATAGAAATTGTTCTAAGAATATACTCTATGAAATAAAAGGTAAAAATTTTTTGGCTATTGACTTCAGTTCAACGACCTTGTATAAGTGGTTACTACAAAAACCCTTCCATCGAACTAGTAAATCCAGTTTTGAACAGAGATATTAAAAAAATGAATGCAAAGATGTTATTTGCAATTACAAATATGTGCAATTCCTATTATCAAATCAAAGGAGATGAAAGAATGAACAGAGGTAGGAAACGTTTCTTTGTAGTGGCAGGGTTGTTGTTAGTTATGCTGTTTGTTGCTTCAGCAGGGTTTGCCGAGAGTAAGAAAGATACTCTTATTGTGGCGAATATTTATGATGCAAAGACTATGGATCCTCATGCAACCAACGATGTAGCTTCTTCTGGCGCGATGATGCAGATGTATGAGACGCTTATTGCTCTTGACGATGCGAATAATGTGGTTCCCCAGCTTGCAGAGAAATGGGAAAAGCTTGACGATGTCACATATCGCTTCTATCTTCTCAAAGGTGTCAGGTTTCATAATGGAGAAGAACTGAAAGCTAGCGACGTGAAATACTCCATTGAGCGGGCAATGTCCCCTAAAGGAGCTGCTATTCAGAACTATTCCAGTGAAGTAGAGTCAGTCTCTGTTGTTGATGATTACACTGTAGAAATTAAGACAAAACGTTCCTCCACTCCTTTCCTTGCCTCTTTAAGTCATACGTGGGGGAGCATAATGAATGCCAAAGCCGTAGAGGCTGCAGGAGATAACTACGGTATGCAGCCTATAGGAACGGGCCCTTTCAAGTTTGCCGAATGGGCGAGAGGTGATCGAATTGTTCTTGAGAGATTCGATGATTTTCACGGGAATAAACCTGCGTATAAGACCCTTGTCATCCGGGCTATTACTGAGCCCACAAGTCGTACCATTGAGCTTGAAAGCGGTGCAGTGGATATTGCCTATCAAATTACTACCAATGATATTAAACGGGTGGAAGAAAATCCGAACCTGAAACTTATGAGGGTTATGGATAACTCCACAACGTATCTTGGCTTTAACTGTTCTAAGAAGCCTTTCGACGATGTGCGGGTCCGCCAAGCTATAAATATGGCCCTTGACACAGTCGGTATTAACCAAGCTGTTTATCGTGGAGTAGGGCAGGCTCCTGCCGGACCTTTTGCTCCCAATGTGAAGTATTACGATAAGTCTCTTTCTATTCCCGAACCCAATATTGAGACGGCACAGAAGCTTCTTGAAGAGGCTGGATATAAAGATGGTTTTAAAGCTGAAATATGGACAAACGATAAAAAAGAGCGCGTGGACATGGCCACGATTATTCAAAGCCAGCTTCAGGAACTTGGCATTACTGTAGAAATTAAAGTTCTGGAGTGGGGCGCGTATCTTGATGGCCTTAAAGAAGCTAAACACGACATGTTTATTGTTGGTTGGACTGCATCTGTTCCAGATCCAGACTTTGCTGTGGCTGGTGTCTTCCATTCCTCTATGAAGGGGAAAATGAACTTCGCCTTTTTTGGCGATCCCGAAGTAGATGCCCTTATAGAGCAGGGAAAAACTCTTCCCGATGGCTCTGAAAGAGAGGCTCTTTATAAGGAGTTACAGCTCCAGTTGAATGAAAAACGCCCGTGGGTTTATCTGTTGAATGATGAACAGATCTGCGGACTTCAGAAAAATGTGAAAGGGTTCCGCCCCAGCCCTCGAGGATATCACGAACTGTATAACGTTTATTTCGAATAATAAATAATTATATTTATTGTTTGTGATGTGCTCCTTTCTATTTAGGTAAGTTTATGTAGATGATTGCAGGGGCAGATCTATTGTCCCTGCAATTGTTATGTTTCAGGAGGAAGAAAGAATGCTCAAGTATGTTGTTAAAAGAATTCTATCTCTTGTCCCCGTCCTGATCGGGGTTGCTTTTATTGTCTTTTCCCTCCTTTACTTCACTCCCGGGGATCCGGCTCGGATGGTTTTAGGGGATATGGCGACCGAAGAGGCCATAGAAGCATTTCGCGAAACAGAAGGGTTAAATGATCCTTTTATCGTACAGTTTGGTCGTTACCTGTACAAGGCGGTAACGAATGCTGATATAGGCCGTTCCTATATGACAAAGCGGCCTGTTACCAGCGAGATTATGACCGTTTTCCCAGCTACATTGAAGTTGGCGGCCTTTTCTATGTTCATAGCCATCATCCTTGGAATCCCTTTTGGGATTATCTCGGCAATAAAGCAATATTCGTGGTTCGACTCCATTACTATGATCTTCGCCATGGTAGGTATCTCCATGCCAGTTTTCTGGTTGGGAGTGCTTTTGATTCTATTTTTCTCGGTGCGCCTCAGTTGGCTTCCTTCTTCAGGTTTTGACACCTTTGGCGCCATGGTCCTTCCTTCCATAACTCTTGCAGCTCAGGGAGTGGCCATTATTACGCGAATGACTCGCTCCACTATGCTGGAAGTAATTCGTCAAGACTATATTCGAACTGTTCGAGCTAAAGGTCAGAAGGAATCTTTGGTTATTTGGCGTCATGCTTTGCCTAATGCCCTTATCCCTGTCATTACCATTGCAGGTATTCAGTTTGGGCAGCTTTTGGGAGGGGCTGTGTTGACAGAGTCCATTTTCTCCATCCCTGGCGTTGGCCGTTTGATGGTAGAAGCCATTAAAATGCGAGATTTCCCAGTTGTTCAAGGCGGTGTTCTTTATATTGCTGTGGCCTTTAGTTTAGTGAACCTCCTCGTGGACCTGATCTATGCATGGATCGATCCTCGTATCAAGGCACAGTACAGGTAATGAGGAGGAGATGGAGATGAACGTAACCAAGAAAAAGAAACGAGGAAATTTGAGCGAAATTTTCCGTCGCCTTAAGAAAAATCGTCTTGCTATGTTCGGATTAGCTATTGTGGTTGTTCTCCTTATAACTGCAATTTTTGCTGATGTGATCGCGCCTTATGGCTATGCGAAACAGCACCTGAGAGATGCCTTCCAAGCTCCGAACGGAAAATATGTTTTCGGCACAGATGAGTTTGGCCGAGACATTTTTAGTCGCATTGTATATGGTTCCAGAATCTCTCTTCAGGTAGGGTTCATTGCCGTAGGTATTGCCGTTGTAATAGGCGGGTTCTTGGGCGCTGTCTCCGGCTTTTACGGAGGGCGGGTTGATAACGCGATTATGAGATCTATGGATATTCTTCTTTCTATTCCACAAATTTTGCTGGCTATCGCTATTGCAGCTTCTCTTGGTCCCGGACTTTTTAATCTCATGATAGCCGTGGGCATATCGTCGATTCCAAGCTATGCACGTATAGTGAGAGGTTCCGTGCTCTCTATAAGAAACCAGGAATATGTAGAAGCAGCTAAAGCGATGGGTTCTGGCGATATTAGAATTATTATGAAGCACATATTGCCAAACTGCATGGCGCCTATCATCGTACAAGCCACATTAGGCGTCGCCTTTGCTATCCTAACAGCTGCAGGCCTGAGCTTTATCGGACTCGGCATTCAACCTCCCGTCCCGGAATGGGGTGCTATGCTTTCTGGCGGACGAGGCTATATTCGGGATTATCCCTATATGACGCTCTTCCCTGGCTTGGCCATCATGATTACCATATTGGCTTTGAATTTTCTAGGCGATGGGCTTCGGGATGCTCTCGACCCTAAACTGAAGCGTTAAGGATAAGAGAGGGAGTTTCATGACAGAAAAGAAAGAATACCTACTCAATATTCAAGACCTGACGGTGCACTATGAAACAGATAGTGGCGTTGTTTGTGCTGTTGAGCACTTAAATTTACATCTTGGACGTGGAGAGTCTTTGGGGTTTGTAGGAGAGACTGGAGCTGGCAAAACAACAACGGCTCTTTCCATAATGCAGCTGATCCCCAATCCTCCTGGACGGATTTTAAGCGGGAAGATTTTGTTTGAAGGCGAAGACCTTATCGCTAAAAACGAGGAAGAGAAACGTCATATTCGGGGTGGAAAGATTGCTATGATTTTTCAGGATCCCATGACATCTTTGAACCCTGTTATCCCAGTAGGAGAGCAAATAGCTGAAATGATAGAGCTTCACCAGAAGGTGACGAAAAACGAAGCTCTGGAAAAAGCGGTTAAAATGCTTGAGTTAGTGGGAATACGACCGGAACGAGCTCGAGATTATCCCCATCAATTTAGCGGAGGAATGAGGCAAAGGGTTGTTATCGCCATTGCTCTTGCATGTGATCCCACGCTCCTCATCGCTGACGAACCTACCACGGCGTTGGATGTTACGATTCAAGCTCAGGTGCTTGAGTTGATGAAAGACTTGAAGAAAGAATTTAATACCTCTTTAATCATGATTACGCACGATCTTGGTGTAGTGGCAGAAATTTGCGATAAGGTAGCTATTATGTATGCAGGAAGCGTAGTGGAATACGCTGATACACACTCTCTATACACGAATCCCCTACACCCTTATACAAACGGGCTTTTCAATTCCATACCGGATCTTGATGCCGATCAGGAAGAACTAAAGGTCATCCATGGTTTAATGCCAGATCCTACGAATTTGCCCTCAGGGTGTACGTTCCATCCCAGATGTCCTATGGCTCAGCCTGAATGTTCCCAAAAAAGGCCGGAGATGCTTGAGATAGAGCCGGGACATTTTGTGGCCTGCCCCGTTTGTTGTAACGGACTGAAGAAAGGGTAGGAGGAGAAACTATGGCTGAGACGCGAAAAAAACTTATAGAAGTAAATCATCTAAAAAAATATTTTCAGACTAAAAAAGGAATGCTTCACGCGGTAGATGATGTCTCTTTCTTCGTGTACGAGGGAGAAACGTTAGGGCTAGTGGGAGAGTCAGGTTGCGGTAAATCCACATTAGGCAGAGTAATGATTCGTCTTCTTGACGCTACTGACGGAGAGGTCATTTATCGTGGCGATAACATACTGAAGTACAATAAACGCCAAATGAAGGAGTTGCGAAAAAACGTTCAGATAGTCTTTCAGGATCCATACTCGTCACTCAACCCCCGTCTCTCTGTTGCAGAGCTTATAGCAGAGCCTCTCATCGTCAATGGAGTCTATCGTTCCAAAGCGGAGCGAGATAAGCGAGTTTTGGACCTTATGGATACGGTGGGTTTGGCCCAACGTTTGGTAGATGTCTATCCCCATGAGCTGGATGGGGGACGGCGGCAACGAATAGGTATTGCGAGGTCCTTGGCTCTCAACCCGGAGTTTATTGTATTGGATGAGCCTGTATCGGCACTCGATGTTTGTATTCAAGCCCAGATTCTGAACCTCCTCAATACGTTGAAAAAGGAACGGGGCTATACATACATATTTATTGCTCATAATCTAAGCGTGGTTAAACATGTTTCTGATCGCATAGCGGTAATGTATCTTGGCAAGATAGTGGAGCTTTCAGACTACAGAACTATTTTTGCTGACCCTCTTCATCCGTACACGCAGGCTCTTTTGTCTGCTATCCCCATTCCCAAAGTAGACCAGAAGCGAGATCGGATCATTCTAGAGGGAGATGTTCCCAGCCCTGTAGAACCTCCAGAGGGGTGCCGTTTTGCTGGTCGATGCCGTTACAGACAAGATATTTGTGAGCAGCGGACTCCCGAATTGCGAGAGATTGATAACGGGCATTTTGTTGCATGTCATTTCGCCAGAAATTTATTAGAGACAGGATGTTAAAAGGAGATGCTCTTTGAAATGTTTTGCATTGATATGGATTATGTAAATTCATTGATGCTTGAATTGCTCGCTATCCCATCTGTGGGAGGAGATTGTGAAGAAGCGCTGTCGAGGGTGGCAAAAGAGTTTCAGCGCTTCAATATCCCTACAGTAAGAACCAATAAAGGAGCTCTTATTGGAACGTTGCAGGGGGCTGACGATGAAAGGCATGTTTTGGTTTCAGCTCATGTGGATACTCTTGGTGCTGTGGTAAGAGAAATTAAAGGGAATGGCCGTTTGAAGCTTCTCCAGATCGGTGGTTTTGCTTGGGGGTCTGTAGAAGGGGAAAATCTTCTTGTACGAACTTCCGAAGGGAAAGAATATTCAGGCTCTCTTCTTCCATGTAAAGCCTCTATTCACGGATATTCAGATGAAGTCCGCGATATGAAGAGGGATGACGATACTATGGAGGTTCGCCTCGATGAATTAGTAACCAGTAAAGAGGATGTTTTGGCGTTGGGAATCAGGGTGGGAGATTTTGTTTTTTTCCAGCCACGGGCTGTTATCACTGAGTCCGGCTTTATTAAATCTCGTCATTTAGATGATAAGGCCTGTGTGGCCCTTATGTTTGGGGCCATTAAAGCTCTATATGATAATGGAGTAACGCCAGCTCATACTACACACTTCTACATTACTAACTATGAAGAGATAGGCCATGGTATTTCTGTCATTCCCGATAAGGTGGCGGAGTTTGCCGCCCTTGATATTGGTATTGTTACAGATACGTCGGCTTCTTCAGAAACATGTGTAACCATATTGGCACGTGATAGTCGTACTCCTTATGATCTGTCTTTCCGAAAACGTCTTGCAGCTTTGGCTGAAAAACATAATATTGACTATTGTGTAGATGTTCATTATCGCTATGGTAGTGATGCCAGTTTAGCCGCAGTTGCCGGGTTCAACGTAAATTTTGCCTGTTTCGGACCAGGCGTTGATGCCACTCATCACTACGAACGGACCCACGTGCGGGCCATTGAGGAGACTGCGAAACTTCTCATAGCTTATGTATGTGAGTAACCGATTTTCATAACGAAGCGCTTCTTAAAGGCCGCTCTGACGCAGAGTGGCCTTTTTCTTTTTGTTGCAGAGAGGAGTGCATGGGTATATAATTACAAAAACTATGAATGCAAAGATGGATTCAAAAATTTCTATATCGATTTCCTAAAGAGAAGTTGGTAATGAAAGGAGTTCTTCTTTATGTATTTAGCATCTTTGACATGGAAAAAGGCTGAAAAGAATTTTACTCCTAACACTGTAGCAATTGTTCCTCTCGGAAGTGTGGAGGAACATGGTCCCCTCGGTCCCCTCGGAACAGATTATCTTATCCCTGAAGAGTTTGCACGGCGCATAGAGGCTGATTATCCTCAAGATGTAGTAGTGTTTCCTGCTATGCCTTATGGGGCTTGTGACACGTTACTTTCTTTCCCTGGAACAGTAGACATTGGTATAGAGACGTTAACGGCTGTAATGCGGGGTATTGCTCGCAGCTTGCTTCATTGGGGACTGAAAAAAGTTATATTCATCAATGGACATGGTGGTAATAATCCTGCCCTTAATGCGGCAGCTTTAGATATTTATAAAGCGGGTGGATTGGCAGCGATTGTAGATTGGTGGATATTGGCTGGCCAAATGAACCCAAAGTGGGTTGGTGGGCATGGAGCAGGTCAGGAAACAGCAATGATGATGGCTCTCAGGCCAGGTTGGGTCAACAAAGAAGAAAATTTCGAGGAGCCGGTGAACCATCTAAGTGATAACTTAATAAATGTTCATCTTCACCAAATCCAATTCAAAAATGGTTTCGTACGGATAGTCCGAGATGTTCGGGACTCTGTTCCCACGGGAGGATTTGGCGGACCTGATGATCCGTCTATGGCTACTGAGGAGTGGGGACATGAAATGTTCGATGCAGTAACAGAGTATATGAAGGATTTTGTAGCTGAGTTTTTAAAGTTAAACCTCAAGTAGAGAAATATTATGCTTTCTTCCCTTGAGCGAGACGTTCTCGCAAATATTCATGAGGATTGTCTGGAAAGGGACGTTGCTGCTCTGTCGGCCCTTTATCGCCGGCAGAGCAGTTCAGGGTTAAAAGAGTCCCTTGATTGGATACGTTGTCATCTTGATAGTTACGGTATAAAGACACAAACACATCAATGGGTTGGAGAACTGACAACCCCTATATCAGCTTCTCTTCGCATAAAAAAAGAATTATCTTCTTTTCTCGTCCCCTGCAAAGTGTGGGGATTTTCCGGACGAAGCAGAAAAAAAGCTTCTGGCCCTCTTGTATGTGTAGACCCTAGAACTCTTCCTGCCCCTGAGGCAGTTCCTTATTTTGCCATTCGAAAAGAAGTGGAGCGCGATCTGGAAGGGAAGATAGTTCTGACTAAAAAATTCCATGGCACGGCTATTTTAGCCTTACAGGATCGCGGAGCTGCCGCAGTGATAGTAACATGGCCGGGAGGTGACGAAGAGGAGATCCATGAGAGTGGGACTGGGCTTATTTGGGGCAATCCAGAACCCTTAGAAGAGACTCTCGATATTCAGATTCCTCTTATAGCTGTGAATTATATGTGGGGCTGTAAACTCCTTGAGGTGGCTTCCGGCAATGGCAAAGCAGAAGGGGAAATAGAAGTGGAGATACAAACAGATTTTCAGCCCTTCCCGGTACTGGAAGCCCGTTTGCCTGGAGAGGAAGATAATAGCCCCTTTCTGCTTGTTGGGGCTCATATAGATGCCAAACACTGGGGAGCCACTGATAATGCTTCTGGTGCCGCACTTGCCCTTCATCTGGCTCGAATTGCATCTACGTTGCGGGAAAGGCGCTACGGTCTTCGCATATGCTGGTGGACTGGCCATGAATTTGGTCACTATGCAGGTTCATCAGCCTACTGTCTGAATTACTATGCTGATTTAGAGGAACGAGGCTTAGCCTACCTTAATATTGATATGCCCGGAGTGCGAGGGGCCTCTCATTGGCAACAGGTGGCCTGTAGCCCGGACCTTACCCCTACTGTAGAAAATATCCTTCATGACGTTGTAGGGAGATCGAGCGGTGTCATTTCTGACCCGGTGAGAGCCTGGGATCAATCGTTCCAAAATCTTGGCCTCTCTTCCCTTCTTGTCTGGGCTTCTTCACTTCCCGAGGGATCTCCTTATAGGTCAGGAAGTTTTTCTATGCCTCGATGGTGGCACACGGAATCTGATGTTTTGGACTGTTTGGATCGCCATGTTTATCTTACAGACGCACATATCTATACGCTGGCCCTTATACGCTCCGTTTGCAGAGAGGGGCTTCAATATGATGTTCATAACCTGTGGATGTTTTTTTTAAATAGGCTGGAAGCCCTTTGCTCTGCTTTGAAGGGGCGGATAAATTTAGAAGATATTTTAAGTCGGGCTCAATCGCTACATCAGCGGTCGGAAGCTTTTACAGGTACATGCCCATGGAGCAGGGATGTGGTGTGGAAAGTTCGTCGGTTAAATAGACTTCTTTTTGCGCAGAAAGCTCCATGGTCTCAGGACTGGTGTGCTCCTCAGGAGGCTATTCCTGGCCTATCTGCTGGAATAAGCATGTGCAGGGAAGGGAGAGGAGGTGTTGTTCTCGATCATTGGTTGATGTGCCAGCGCAATCGCATTTA
This window encodes:
- the nikB gene encoding nickel ABC transporter permease, yielding MLKYVVKRILSLVPVLIGVAFIVFSLLYFTPGDPARMVLGDMATEEAIEAFRETEGLNDPFIVQFGRYLYKAVTNADIGRSYMTKRPVTSEIMTVFPATLKLAAFSMFIAIILGIPFGIISAIKQYSWFDSITMIFAMVGISMPVFWLGVLLILFFSVRLSWLPSSGFDTFGAMVLPSITLAAQGVAIITRMTRSTMLEVIRQDYIRTVRAKGQKESLVIWRHALPNALIPVITIAGIQFGQLLGGAVLTESIFSIPGVGRLMVEAIKMRDFPVVQGGVLYIAVAFSLVNLLVDLIYAWIDPRIKAQYR
- a CDS encoding ABC transporter permease, with product MEMNVTKKKKRGNLSEIFRRLKKNRLAMFGLAIVVVLLITAIFADVIAPYGYAKQHLRDAFQAPNGKYVFGTDEFGRDIFSRIVYGSRISLQVGFIAVGIAVVIGGFLGAVSGFYGGRVDNAIMRSMDILLSIPQILLAIAIAASLGPGLFNLMIAVGISSIPSYARIVRGSVLSIRNQEYVEAAKAMGSGDIRIIMKHILPNCMAPIIVQATLGVAFAILTAAGLSFIGLGIQPPVPEWGAMLSGGRGYIRDYPYMTLFPGLAIMITILALNFLGDGLRDALDPKLKR
- a CDS encoding type II secretion system F family protein, whose protein sequence is MEILVIVFLVLVVTLCLFLILNIISPQKEDSFDRAARFAGDEEEEIASFKERVVEPLQVKISRVGRFLFPKEAIARMDRYCVIAGRPLGVRGEVLAGMKVSFALITAIVSLFILPIPLRISGAFILGALGYLIPGIWITKKGKERQMLARNQLPDVMDLMVVSVEAGLGLDAAMARVAERLRGPMGESFARALHEISLGENRQTALRGIEERLPMEEVRHFITSLIQAEELGVSVSDVLRSQAGSLKRFRRLKAEEHARKAPIKILFPMILFIFPSLFVVILGPAFISIMETFAKR
- a CDS encoding HIRAN domain-containing protein; the protein is MTTRTRETLKEISLDKVRKYLEENGEDVQLLAGSTIVHNIYGEGEISRLETSPQGITYLYIEFQDPSRGVALVKKFPLKNVVETFFSRLCLVSDLYSKVCSSVECSKEERSPLEDRSIHSRVMDTVAKNENGRSRQEILKECRVGDIVLLSMNPDNDQIAVSTEQREVIGYLPGEVTELIVPAIEKNLPVEGMITSIPKEGTAHKRGCRLEIYLNVPGRENPRLKNLSNKRQLEKNLSAEESDVASPEERPWDVLGEEDMDDMVDQDMELDMDQWDLSFGDGME
- a CDS encoding type II secretion system F family protein; amino-acid sequence: MGGVLFALVIGVLLFLMAWGFSKIILGEETDQLTRTESWFTGNREKQGEEKRQWNKRFTSDSFRKKLEVELVKADLPLKLQEAFVLWLALLIVVPFLLFMFRGPFGLAVGLVAVIVVPIVMIRVRRQHRLQKFERQIPPMLDMLSSGLRAGFSFLQSLQNAATQIESPLGDTLQQVVAEISLGLDLEDVLNRWVERVGSMDLELVVTSILIQKEIGGNLAKILENIARVMRDRQDVAAQMRALTSQGRLEGLIISVLPVVMAVIINIMNPGYLTPLFQTAFGQKMLGTAVFFGLVGIFVIQRIVKPRY
- a CDS encoding DUF192 domain-containing protein: MQKHPLSLLNAQGDFLFSPLFCADSFMSRFRGLMLCPPEKKCGLILIPCNSIHTFCMRFPLDIFFLNDECRILCVRWNLSPWRCSWCPGASMVVECPAGEIPHKRIEIGSKIIFKKISSS
- a CDS encoding ABC transporter substrate-binding protein; amino-acid sequence: MNRGRKRFFVVAGLLLVMLFVASAGFAESKKDTLIVANIYDAKTMDPHATNDVASSGAMMQMYETLIALDDANNVVPQLAEKWEKLDDVTYRFYLLKGVRFHNGEELKASDVKYSIERAMSPKGAAIQNYSSEVESVSVVDDYTVEIKTKRSSTPFLASLSHTWGSIMNAKAVEAAGDNYGMQPIGTGPFKFAEWARGDRIVLERFDDFHGNKPAYKTLVIRAITEPTSRTIELESGAVDIAYQITTNDIKRVEENPNLKLMRVMDNSTTYLGFNCSKKPFDDVRVRQAINMALDTVGINQAVYRGVGQAPAGPFAPNVKYYDKSLSIPEPNIETAQKLLEEAGYKDGFKAEIWTNDKKERVDMATIIQSQLQELGITVEIKVLEWGAYLDGLKEAKHDMFIVGWTASVPDPDFAVAGVFHSSMKGKMNFAFFGDPEVDALIEQGKTLPDGSEREALYKELQLQLNEKRPWVYLLNDEQICGLQKNVKGFRPSPRGYHELYNVYFE